The sequence AAAAAATGGAATGCCGGGTAACGAAAAGGGGATACAAAAAGTACCCCCTTTTTATAAGCGTAACTCTTTGTAAACGTTTACCTTAATTTTATAACAATAAAACATGGGCAATGTTTACTGAGTATTGCAGTTCCTTTCGGATTGTTTTATTTTAACTTATCGGACCTTACACCTTCTTTCGTCATTTTTACAGGAAGAATTTTCCCATCTGAATCAAAATGCATTTCGTCGATGCAGGTTACGCGGTTATTGGCAGCAGTTTCTGTAAGGGGGCGCCGGTGGTATACGATGTACCATCTATCTGTACCAGGTACGTTGATTACAGAGTGATGACCGGCACCGGTTGCTATAGCTGTGTCCTGTTGTAAGATCTTGCCAATGCGCTGCCATGGTCCCATTGGACTATCGGCGATAGCATATGCCACACTATAGTCGGGGCCGGTCCAGCCACCTTCAGACCACATAAAATAGTACTTACCATTGCGGATAAACATGAATGGACCTTCTACGTAGCCTTTTGGTGTGATCTCTTTGAAGGTCTGACCATCGGCAAAAGGTTCGATACCTGTGAAATCGGATTTTAAGCGGGCAATATTGCAGTGTTGCCAGCCGCCGTAAATAATGTAATACTGACCATCTTTGTCGTGAAATACGAACTGATCGATAGGTTGTGCGCCATTGTAGAACTTATCAATGAGCGGTTTGCCAAGGTAGTCTTTGTAAGGACCGCCTGGTTTATCGGCGACGGCTATGCCGATACCACCTTTCTCTTTGTCGTTCTGGATGTCGTTGGCACCGAAAAAGAAGAAATATTTTCCGTCTTTCCGGATGATAGCAGGCGCCCACATGGCACGGTTAGCCCATTTTACATTTGCAGAGTCGAGGACTTTCGGGTGTTTCTTCCAGGTGACGAGGTCAGTGGAGGAGTAAGCGTCGAAGAAAACCTGCTTTTCGTATTTGTCAGAATAGGTGGGGAAGATCCAGTATTCTTTTCCGAATACGGCGGCTTCCGGATCGGCGTACCAACCCTGAATGATTGGGTTGCCGGAGGTTTGCTTTTTCTTTTGAGCAGAAAGCGGGTTTGTTAGAGCAATAGCCCCGAGTAATAACGTGATAGCCTTTCTCATAGTGAGTTGATTCCTGTTTAATAGATAACACAAGATAGTAGTTTTATCTTTCCCTGAAGATTGAAAGGCATCAGTGAAAGCTCATTCCCAATTAGTGTTTTAATTAATACTTAAAAAATAAATATTTGGGCATATCCGGGGTAAGTTCCTAATTTTAGCGAGGAATTTCAGCATTCAAACGATTGACTTTTGCAAGGTTCATTCATACAGGAAGAACAGGAACTATTGCAGCAGATAGGAGAAGGAAGCCAGTCTGCTTATACACTTGTCTTTAATAAGTACAGTAAACAGGTGTTTGATGTGGCCATGCTTTATCTTAAAGACAACCTGGCGGCACGGGAAATTGTGCAGGAGGTTTTTTTGAAAATCTGGCTGAAGAGGGAGGTATTGCCAGAGGTACAAGACTTTTCTGACTATTTATTTATCCTGACCCGGAATCATGTATTTGATGGGTTTAAGAAGCAGGCAGTGAGGGAGAAGGCATATGAGCAATTGTATCGCCAGCAGGTGGAGGTGGTGAATGATACGGATTACAGGGTGAAGGACAGGGAGTATGCGGGGATTGTGGAAAGGGCGATTGCAGCGTTGCCGCCGGAGCGGAAGAAAGTGTATATAGCTAGAAAAGAAGGATTTAGTAACGAAGAAATATCTAATAAGTTCAATATATCAATCCATACCGTGAAGAAACAGATGCAGATTGCGGTGCAGACGGTGAGGAATTTTGTTAAGAAAAGTATGTAGGATTTATAAGAAAAAGCGCTTCCGCCTAAGGCCGGAAGCGCTTTTTTCTTTCCGGAAAGGGCCTGCAGCCGGCTTTTTGTTTTTTTTAACTTTTTTTTATTTCGGATACTCCTTTTATTCTCCACCATCGTCTTTACAATTATGACAGCACAGGAATTAAAACTCTTGCTTGATAAGTATAAGCAAAACAACATCTCTCCCGATGAGAAAGCGCGCCTTATGGACGCTATTAACAACGGGGAGCAGGATGATTTGCTCCGGGAAGATATTCTTCACTCATTACAGGGGATCGTTCCTTCTGCCGGATGGGAAGAAGAAGATCATTCTGCTATACTTCATGCCATTTTTCAGGCGGATCAGCCTGAGAATCTGACTGTTGTCAAAAACAAACGCCGTTTCTACCTGTATGCCGCAGCCGCTGTAACTGCTGGTATTATATTGACCACGAGTCTTTTACACAAGAAAGACATTGAAAAGGCCCCTACCCTTGCAAAAACTCAGGTGTTGGCCCCCGGCTCTAACAAAGCCATGCTGACCCTCGCTGATGGTACTCAGATTCCACTTGACAGTGCAGCCAATGGCGCCCTGGCCCAACAAGGTAACACCCAGATCAAAAATACCAACGGTAACCTGAGTTATCAGGCAAACGGAGGCAATGAGGTGATGTACAACACCGTCACCACTCCTCATGGAGGCCAATACCAGCTTACGCTGGCCGATGGCAGCAAGGTATGGCTCAATGCCGCCAGCAGTATCCGTTTCCCAACTGCCTTTGTCGGAAAGGAAAGGTTGGTCAGCATTACAGGAGAAGCATATTTCGAAATCGCCCAGCAGTCTAACCATCCGTTTTCTGTACAGGTAAAGGCTGCTGATAAGGATATGACCGTAAAAGTACTGGGCACCAGTTTCAATATCATGGCCTATGCCGATGAAAAAGCTGTAAAAACCGCCCTGGTAGACGGCGCTGTACAAGTAGTGTACGGCAACCAGAAGAATGTACTGAAACCCGGATTGGAAGCTAGTCTGACAGACAACACCTTTGCCATTGCTCCCGCAGATCTGGAACAAACCCTTGCCTGGAAAGACGGCAAGTTCCGGTTCAGGAGCACCAATATCAAAACCATCATGCGCCAGCTATCCAGGTGGTATGATATGGATGTGGCTTACAATGGTGATGTATCGGACATTGACCTGACAGGTGTGATCTCCCGCAGGGAAGATGCCAATAACCTGTTCAAGGCCCTGGAGGCTACCCAAAGGGTTCATTTTGAGGTGAATGGCCACAATGTGACCGTTTCACCTGCCACGTTGCACTAATCAATCCCGGCTAAAGGGGGGATATATATTTTGTAATTTTTAAAAACAATTCCGTTATGACCACGTAGAGACTATTGTTGTATGTGAACAATAAAGAAAGGTACCCACACTTGTAAATGACGCTGCCACGTCTGAACATAAAAAAACCGGGCCCGACTGCCATCGGAACCCGGCAACATGGCTACCAATTTCTCTTTGACTCAAGAAAAATTTGATTTACTAAAAAAGCCAGGAAACAAAAGTATGGAACTATGCGCTTCATGCAAAACTACTTCACATGGTGGAGTAAGTCTTTTGCACAGAAAATTGTTGTTAGTTATGAAATTAACTGCCATTTTAACGCTGGTATTTACACTCCAGCTATCTGCTAAAACCTATTCCCAAACCGTTAGCATCTCCGGAAAGCACCTTTCACTGTATGAGGTGTTCAATTCCATCAGCAAGCAGACGGGTTATGAATTTGTGTACGACGCCAAATTGCTGGAAGGCAAAGGCGCCATTAATATCAATGCTCAGGGACAAGCCCTTACCGCTGTACTGAACAACTGTCTGAACGACAAAGCATTGACTTATTCTATTGTGGACAAGATCATCGTGATCAGTCCTAAAAAAGCTCCCCGGGAAGTCGCTCCCGCTCCCATTCCTACAGCTGCTGTCACTGGTACTGTTACTGACTCTGCTGGCCATCCGCTTCAGAATGTAAGTATCCAGGTAAAAGGTACAACCAGAGGTGCGATGACGGATGCAGGCGGTCACTTTACCCTGGAGGCACAACCTACAGACGTACTGGTTATCAGCTACATCGGATTTGACAAGCAGGAAATTATTGTAGGTAGCAACACCTCCCTGACGATCAAACTCGCTGAAACCAATAAACAGCTGGGTACTGTAGTCGTTACGGCACTGGGTATCAAACGCTCTGAGAAATCCATCACTTATGCCACCCAACAGGTTAGCGGTGTGGAACTGACCAAGGCAAAAGATCCCAACCTGATGAACACCCTGAATGGTAAAGTAGCTGGTCTGACTATTTCCAGCAGCGCTTCAGGTGTGGGTGGTTCTGCAAAAGTAATACTGCGTGGTAGCAAATCTGGTCTGGGTAATAACCAGGCACTCTATGTAATTGATGGTGTGCCTATGAACAACACCCTCACCAACCAGCCAAACAGTGCGTATGGTGGTAGCACCGCTTATGATGGTGGTGACCCTATCTCCAACATGAACCCTGAAGATATCGAGAGCATCTCTATTCTGAAAGGTGCTTCTGCAGCTGCGCTGTATGGTAGCCAGGGTGCAAACGGTGTGGTACTGATCACGACCAAAAGTGGTAAAGCAGGTCGTACTACCATCAACTACTCTTCAGGTCTTACCCTGAGTCAGGCTGCTTACAAACCAGAATTCCAGAACACTTATGGCCAGACTACAGATGGGAGTACCCAGAGCTGGGGCAGTAAACTGACTACCAAAGCGCATGATAATGTAAGTGACTTTTTCCAGACTGGTAACAATGTCACCAACGCGATCAGCCTTGCAGGTGGTACTGATAAGACACAGACTTATTTCTCTTATGCTAATACCAGCGCAA is a genomic window of Chitinophaga sp. LS1 containing:
- a CDS encoding FecR family protein, producing the protein MTAQELKLLLDKYKQNNISPDEKARLMDAINNGEQDDLLREDILHSLQGIVPSAGWEEEDHSAILHAIFQADQPENLTVVKNKRRFYLYAAAAVTAGIILTTSLLHKKDIEKAPTLAKTQVLAPGSNKAMLTLADGTQIPLDSAANGALAQQGNTQIKNTNGNLSYQANGGNEVMYNTVTTPHGGQYQLTLADGSKVWLNAASSIRFPTAFVGKERLVSITGEAYFEIAQQSNHPFSVQVKAADKDMTVKVLGTSFNIMAYADEKAVKTALVDGAVQVVYGNQKNVLKPGLEASLTDNTFAIAPADLEQTLAWKDGKFRFRSTNIKTIMRQLSRWYDMDVAYNGDVSDIDLTGVISRREDANNLFKALEATQRVHFEVNGHNVTVSPATLH
- a CDS encoding RNA polymerase sigma factor; its protein translation is MQGSFIQEEQELLQQIGEGSQSAYTLVFNKYSKQVFDVAMLYLKDNLAAREIVQEVFLKIWLKREVLPEVQDFSDYLFILTRNHVFDGFKKQAVREKAYEQLYRQQVEVVNDTDYRVKDREYAGIVERAIAALPPERKKVYIARKEGFSNEEISNKFNISIHTVKKQMQIAVQTVRNFVKKSM
- a CDS encoding glycoside hydrolase family 43 protein: MRKAITLLLGAIALTNPLSAQKKKQTSGNPIIQGWYADPEAAVFGKEYWIFPTYSDKYEKQVFFDAYSSTDLVTWKKHPKVLDSANVKWANRAMWAPAIIRKDGKYFFFFGANDIQNDKEKGGIGIAVADKPGGPYKDYLGKPLIDKFYNGAQPIDQFVFHDKDGQYYIIYGGWQHCNIARLKSDFTGIEPFADGQTFKEITPKGYVEGPFMFIRNGKYYFMWSEGGWTGPDYSVAYAIADSPMGPWQRIGKILQQDTAIATGAGHHSVINVPGTDRWYIVYHRRPLTETAANNRVTCIDEMHFDSDGKILPVKMTKEGVRSDKLK